The sequence CATCGGCGTGCCTTGCTGCGTCTGCTGGCCGGCCCCGATGGCCGGATTCGACACATTGGGGTTCGGCGGATTGCCCTGCGCCATAGCGACGCCGGCGGCGCCCATCAGCAGAGCGGCGAGAAGGGGAGCGGTGCGCTTGATCATGATGAATCTCCTGGAGTGGATGAGAGGGAGTCGAACCGGTGAACCCGGCGCTGACGCGGTGGACAGCTGCGTTCAGCCTAGGCAGCGCGAGCGATGTCCCCGTCGTCCCGGCGCGCGGTGCCGTGTAGGAGAGGCATGCCCACGGTTGTGGCGAATGGGGCTGCGCCGCTGACGGCCAGGGCTGGCGTTGCCATTCGTCCGTGTTGCTGCGTCGCTGCGCATCGGCGCCTGAGACGCGGGCTCCTCAATGCATCGGCTCACGCCTTGGGCGGCGTGCGCAGCGCATCGCGCAGGCCGCCCACGATGCCGGCCTGCGCCGGGCGTGCGCGGGTCACCATGCCGATCTCGCGGTGGAAGGTCGCGTCGCCCAGCGTGACTACCCGCACGCCCTCGGGCACGCGCCAGTTGGCGCGCACGCGCGGCAGCAGGGCGGCGCCCATGCCCAAGCCCACCAGTTGCACGATGCCTTCGAGCTCGTCCATCTCCACGGCGTCCTGCACCTCGATCGCTTCGCTGCGCAGGAAGCGGTCGACCAGCCGGCCGCCGAAGGACGCGCGGTCGTAGCGCAGGAAGGGCTCGCTGGCGAGGATGCGGCGCCAGTCTCGACCCTTGGCCTGTGGCGGCGCGAGCAGCACGAAGGGCTCCTGCCACAACGGTTCCCACACCAGCTCGGGCGGCATGCTGAAGGGTGGGCGGATCATCACGGCGGCGTCGAGCTCGCCCGCATCCACCATGCCCAGCAGCGCCAGCGACACGCCCGGCACCACGCGCAGCCGCACCTGCGGCACGCGGCGCCGCAGTTCAACCAGCGCGGCCGGCAGCCCGCCCGCCTGCACCGAGGCGATGGCGCCGATGCGCAGCGCCACCGAGAAGTCCGCGGCGCCCGGCCCGGCGTGGAGCTGCTCGGCCATCAGCACCAGGGCCTCGGCGCGCGCGAGGGTGTCGCGGCCGGCCTCGTTGAGCGTGGCGGTGCGGCCCGCGCGGTCGAACAGCGCGAAGCCCAGCGAGGCCTCGAGCCGCTGGATCTGCGCGCTCACGGCCGATTGCGTGAGCCCGATGCGTTCGCCGGCGCGCGAGAAGGTGCCGTGGCGGGCCACGGCGATGAAGGTGCGCAGTTCCTTGAGCATCGGTACAGATCAATGAAAGTGATGAGTCAAAGAAAAATATATCGTTTTTCAGAATCATCGGATTTTCCTAGACTTCCGGTTTTCTTTTCCAACGAACGCACCCCATGACCACCGCTGCCGTCGCCACCACGATCCCGCCCTTCCACCTCGCCTTCCCGGTGCACGACCTGGCGGCTGCGCGCGCCTTCTACGGCGAACTGCTCGGCTGCCCCGAAGGCCGCAGCTCGCCAGACTGGATCGACTTCAACTTCTACGGCCACCAGATCGTGGCCCACCTGGCGCCCGACGAGTGCGCCAATTCCGCGCTCAGCCAGGTCGACGGCCACGGCGTGCCGGTGCGTCACTTCGGTGCCGTGCTGTCGATCCCGCAATGGGAAGCACTGGCCGCCAAGCTCAAGGCCGCGGGCACCGAGTTCGTCATCGAGCCCTACATCCGCTTCAAGGGCGAGCCGGGCGAGCAGGCCACCATGTTCTTCCGCGACCCGTCGGGCAACGCGGTCGAGATCAAGGCTTTCGCGAGCCTCGAGTCCCTGTTCGCCAAGTGAGCCGCGACCGCATCGCGCTCTACTGCGCCCAGGCGCAGGCCTTGGCCTGGGCCGATGGCCTGCGCGCTGCGCTGCCGGGCACGCAGATCGACCTGTGGCCCGAAGCATCGCCCGAAGCGCGGCACGCGATCGTCTGGACGCCGACACAGGCATTCATGGACGCGCACCCGGCGCTCGAACTGATCTTCAACATGGGGGCGGGCGTCGATGCGCTGCTCCGCCTTCGCCTGCCGCCGAAGGCGCGCATCGTGCGCATCGAAGATGGCGGCATGGCGGTGCAGATGGCCGACTACGTGTGCCACGCGGTGCTGCGCCACTTCCGCGAGTTCGACGTCTACGACCGTACCGCAGCGGCCGGCCAGTGGGCGCCGCGCCCGGACCGGGCGCGCAGCGACTTCCCGGTCGGCGTGATGGGCCTGGGCGTGCTCGGCCAGCGCGTGGTGAACGCATTGCAGCAGTTCGACTTCCCCGTGCGTGGCTGGAGCCGCTCGCCCAAGGCGATCGAGGGCGTGCGCTGCTTCAGCGGCACCGAACAGTTCGACGATTTCCTGGCCGCCAGCCGCTTCCTCGTGTGCATGGTGCCGCTCACGCCTGACACGCAGGGCATCCTGTGCCGCGCGTCGCTCTCGAAGCTGCAACCGGGCGGCTACCTGATCAATGTGGCGCGCGGCGCGCATTTGGTCGAGAACGACCTGCTCGCGCTGCTCGACAGCGGGCACCTGGCGGGCGCGATGCTCGACGTGACGCGCACCGAGCCGCTGCCCGAAGGCCACCCGTTCTGGTCGCACCCGAAGGTCACGATCACGCCGCACATCTCGGCGCAGACTGTGGTGTCGGAATCGATCGCGCAGATGGTCTCGAAGATCCAGGCGGTGCAACGCGGCGAGGTGCCGGCGGGGTTGGTGGACCCCGCGCGCGGCTACTGACGTCTTGCGCAGCGGGCAAAGAAAAAGGCACCCGCAGGTGCCTTTTTCGTGCCGGTGCGACGCGGCCGATCAGGCTTCGCCCTTCACCTTCAGCCGCCACGCGTGCAGCAGCGGCTCCGTGTACCCACTCGGCTGCTCGACGCCCTTGAACACCAGGTCCTGCGCGGCCATGTAGGCGGCGCTGGTCTTGAAGTGCCCGGCCATCGGCTGGTAGAGGCCGTCGCCGGCGTTCTGCCCATCGACCACCGCAGCCATGCGTTCGAAGGTCGCGTTGACCTGTTCCTTCGTCACGATGCCGTGCAGCAGCCAGTTGGCGATGTGCTGGCTGCTGATGCGCAGCGTGGCGCGGTCTTCCATCAGGCCGACGTTGTGGATGTCGGGCACCTTCGAGCAGCCCACGCCCTGGTCGATCCAGCGCACCACGTAGCCCAGGATGCCCTGCACGTTGTTGTCGAGCTCCTGCTGCTTCTCTTCTGCGGTCCACGCCGGCTTCGGGGCCACCGGCACCTGCAGCAGGTCGTTGAGGATGGCGTCGCGCTCGGCGTTGGCGTCGATCTTCTCCAGTTCCTTCTGCACGTCGGCCACGCTGACTTGGTGGTAGTGCAGCGCATGCAGCGTGGCGGCGGTGGGCGAGGGCACCCAGGCGGTGTTGGCGCCGGCCTTGGGGTGCGCGATCTTCTGCTTGAGCATGTCGGCCATCAGGTCGGGCATGGCCCACATGCCCTTGCCGATCTGCGCCTTGCCGCGCAACCCGCACGCGAGGCCGACCAGCACGTTGTTCTTCTCGTAGGCGGCGATCCATGGCGTCGTCTTCATGTCGCCCTTGCGCAGCATCGCGCCGGCCTGCATGGCGGTGTGCATCTCGTCGCCGGTGCGGTCGAGGAAGCCG comes from Variovorax sp. J2L1-78 and encodes:
- a CDS encoding 2-hydroxyacid dehydrogenase encodes the protein MSRDRIALYCAQAQALAWADGLRAALPGTQIDLWPEASPEARHAIVWTPTQAFMDAHPALELIFNMGAGVDALLRLRLPPKARIVRIEDGGMAVQMADYVCHAVLRHFREFDVYDRTAAAGQWAPRPDRARSDFPVGVMGLGVLGQRVVNALQQFDFPVRGWSRSPKAIEGVRCFSGTEQFDDFLAASRFLVCMVPLTPDTQGILCRASLSKLQPGGYLINVARGAHLVENDLLALLDSGHLAGAMLDVTRTEPLPEGHPFWSHPKVTITPHISAQTVVSESIAQMVSKIQAVQRGEVPAGLVDPARGY
- a CDS encoding VOC family protein: MTTAAVATTIPPFHLAFPVHDLAAARAFYGELLGCPEGRSSPDWIDFNFYGHQIVAHLAPDECANSALSQVDGHGVPVRHFGAVLSIPQWEALAAKLKAAGTEFVIEPYIRFKGEPGEQATMFFRDPSGNAVEIKAFASLESLFAK
- a CDS encoding LysR family transcriptional regulator; protein product: MLKELRTFIAVARHGTFSRAGERIGLTQSAVSAQIQRLEASLGFALFDRAGRTATLNEAGRDTLARAEALVLMAEQLHAGPGAADFSVALRIGAIASVQAGGLPAALVELRRRVPQVRLRVVPGVSLALLGMVDAGELDAAVMIRPPFSMPPELVWEPLWQEPFVLLAPPQAKGRDWRRILASEPFLRYDRASFGGRLVDRFLRSEAIEVQDAVEMDELEGIVQLVGLGMGAALLPRVRANWRVPEGVRVVTLGDATFHREIGMVTRARPAQAGIVGGLRDALRTPPKA
- a CDS encoding proteophosphoglycan ppg4; this encodes MIKRTAPLLAALLMGAAGVAMAQGNPPNPNVSNPAIGAGQQTQQGTPMGTTGTPTATPGAAPMNSGTTTTPAQAPNAPAEPAMRPARADRN